In one window of Candidatus Sulfuricurvum sp. RIFRC-1 DNA:
- a CDS encoding nickel-dependent hydrogenase large subunit, producing the protein MITHELIERIEGEAVLDFKTDKSGVVQDANIRFSHFRGMEAILEGRNALDALVITPRVCGICGHSHLIATVKMIENVYRNAGVSIRISDKANAIRQITLSCELIQNHIKWLYLVMLHESAKMLGEEPGVALKALYVSSQVNQLCALFSGQWPHSSYALPGGVTCDPTHIEVMQALKILSDVECFIRDEVLGCDVDAFAQAMEHNRVLSLTGDFGTVLRNFERLGVLEQGKSHSRFLVLGDTQEIIVHSQHSGAIAENVSEDSSQTFAEGGNTYAKNALYNGEFFETGPLARALVQERTGISALHRLYGDSALTRITARVDEMVSLCAEVRELLMSLDLSQPSFITPPSIESISGEGIGIVEAPRGSLIHRATIEKGKIVSYTIITPTQWNLGNGTSMIPGIAQKAMIGAASTAKASLLFRTFDVCSVCTTH; encoded by the coding sequence ATGATAACGCATGAACTGATCGAGCGGATCGAAGGGGAAGCGGTCCTCGATTTTAAAACCGATAAAAGCGGAGTCGTCCAAGATGCTAATATCCGTTTTAGCCATTTTCGTGGGATGGAAGCGATTTTGGAAGGACGCAATGCTCTTGATGCGTTGGTGATCACTCCCCGCGTCTGCGGTATCTGCGGTCATTCGCATCTGATCGCGACGGTGAAAATGATCGAAAATGTCTACCGCAATGCGGGAGTTTCGATCCGTATCAGCGACAAAGCAAACGCGATCCGCCAGATCACCCTCTCGTGCGAACTGATCCAAAACCATATCAAATGGCTCTATCTCGTGATGCTTCATGAGAGCGCAAAGATGCTGGGAGAAGAACCCGGCGTTGCTCTTAAAGCGCTCTATGTTTCGTCACAGGTCAATCAGCTCTGCGCCCTTTTCAGCGGTCAGTGGCCTCACAGTTCGTATGCACTCCCCGGAGGTGTGACGTGCGATCCGACCCATATCGAAGTGATGCAGGCGTTGAAAATCCTCTCCGACGTGGAGTGTTTTATCCGCGATGAGGTACTGGGATGTGATGTTGATGCGTTTGCCCAAGCGATGGAGCACAATAGAGTGCTGAGCCTCACCGGAGATTTTGGAACCGTATTGCGTAATTTTGAGCGGCTTGGAGTGTTGGAACAGGGGAAAAGTCACAGTCGATTTTTGGTTCTGGGGGATACCCAAGAGATTATCGTCCATTCGCAGCACAGCGGTGCGATTGCGGAAAATGTGAGCGAAGACAGTTCTCAAACATTTGCGGAAGGGGGAAACACCTATGCCAAAAATGCTCTCTACAACGGAGAATTTTTCGAGACGGGACCGTTAGCGCGCGCTTTGGTTCAAGAACGCACAGGCATCAGTGCTCTGCATCGTTTATACGGAGATAGTGCGCTGACGCGAATCACGGCTCGGGTCGATGAAATGGTATCACTATGCGCAGAGGTGCGTGAGCTTTTAATGTCGCTGGATCTCTCCCAGCCTTCGTTTATCACCCCTCCCTCCATCGAGAGTATTAGCGGTGAAGGGATCGGGATCGTCGAAGCCCCGCGCGGGTCACTGATCCATCGTGCAACCATTGAAAAAGGGAAAATCGTGTCGTATACGATTATCACTCCGACCCAATGGAATCTGGGAAATGGAACATCGATGATTCCGGGAATAGCACAAAAGGCTATGATCGGAGCCGCATCCACGGCGAAAGCCTCGCTCTTATTTCGCACCTTTGATGTCTGCTCGGTTTGTACGACGCATTAG
- a CDS encoding type II toxin-antitoxin system RelE/ParE family toxin: MYTIQQTHKFSQWLTKLKDMRARIAIARRLDRAQSGNLGDVKSVGERVFEMRVDMGAGYRLYYTMRGNELIILLVGGDKSTQQRDIEKAIEMAKEI, translated from the coding sequence ATGTATACCATTCAGCAAACCCATAAATTTTCGCAATGGCTCACTAAACTCAAAGATATGCGTGCCCGTATCGCAATCGCTCGACGTTTAGATCGTGCTCAAAGCGGTAATCTTGGGGATGTGAAGAGCGTTGGTGAGCGTGTATTTGAGATGCGTGTCGATATGGGGGCGGGTTATCGGCTCTATTACACGATGCGTGGGAATGAACTTATTATATTGCTCGTTGGCGGTGATAAATCGACGCAACAACGCGATATAGAAAAAGCTATAGAAATGGCAAAGGAGATATAA
- a CDS encoding 4Fe-4S dicluster domain-containing protein → MLRSMLEAFKNLFKPVRTIQYPAEDIVLPSGYRGLIEYGIDECIFCDKCEKVCPPGAILFYQHEGGEKEYRYNPWLCIYCGECVRACPKPEEALWQSETKQHSAVKEDGANEGWFVWEDACKKSRQRYVEAKKADKIQNKSEE, encoded by the coding sequence ATGTTACGCTCTATGCTCGAAGCGTTTAAAAACCTTTTCAAACCGGTACGTACAATTCAGTACCCCGCAGAAGATATCGTTCTTCCCTCCGGATATCGAGGATTGATCGAATATGGGATAGATGAGTGTATTTTTTGTGATAAATGCGAAAAAGTGTGTCCTCCCGGGGCAATTTTGTTTTATCAGCATGAGGGTGGGGAGAAAGAGTACCGCTATAACCCGTGGCTCTGTATCTACTGCGGCGAATGTGTACGTGCCTGCCCGAAACCTGAGGAGGCGTTGTGGCAAAGTGAGACAAAACAGCACAGCGCCGTAAAAGAAGATGGGGCGAACGAGGGGTGGTTTGTCTGGGAAGATGCGTGTAAAAAAAGCCGCCAAAGGTATGTGGAAGCGAAAAAAGCCGATAAAATCCAAAACAAGAGTGAGGAGTAG
- a CDS encoding hydrogenase small subunit encodes MSDRVEAVKKLFTSKSSRVETNKGDTYYQDLFDKCEARLNEMRAQTPANKLDFTDLLEENGIDRREFMKWASATTAMLMLPPMFTPLVADAAVMMNRAPVIWLELQDCAGNSEALLRADGPKIDEIVLDIISLEFHETLQAASGHQAEKQLDEAMEHFKGKYLLFVEGAIPMGMEGQYGTIGAKGETFHDHLLRCAENAAAVVAVGSCATYGGIPAASPNPTGAVGVMDVVKSKPIINIPACPANPANMVGVILHYVLTGQVPELDSLLRPKFAFGYRIHDNCERRAHFDAGEYVEEWGDIGAKNNFCLYKMGCKGPMTFNNCSIVRYNDGVNWPIGVGRGCIGCSEPDFWDKYAYERPMSDAKIKAPTGGVEKTVDEFGLGMLTAVGIGIAIHAAASAVAGKRENSGESHE; translated from the coding sequence ATGTCCGATAGAGTAGAAGCGGTTAAAAAACTGTTTACTTCGAAAAGTTCGCGTGTCGAAACGAACAAGGGTGATACGTATTATCAAGACTTGTTCGATAAATGTGAGGCGCGTTTGAATGAAATGCGTGCACAGACACCGGCAAACAAACTAGATTTTACCGATCTTTTAGAAGAGAATGGTATCGATCGACGTGAGTTTATGAAATGGGCTAGTGCTACAACAGCAATGTTGATGTTACCTCCTATGTTTACACCACTGGTTGCCGATGCGGCAGTGATGATGAATCGTGCGCCGGTTATTTGGCTTGAACTTCAAGACTGTGCCGGAAACTCTGAAGCGCTTTTACGTGCCGATGGGCCAAAAATCGATGAGATCGTTTTGGACATAATTTCCCTTGAATTTCATGAAACGCTTCAAGCCGCGTCAGGCCATCAGGCTGAGAAACAGCTCGATGAAGCGATGGAACATTTCAAAGGAAAATATCTCCTATTCGTTGAAGGTGCTATTCCGATGGGGATGGAGGGACAGTACGGAACAATCGGTGCAAAAGGTGAAACATTCCATGACCATTTATTGCGCTGTGCTGAAAATGCTGCTGCAGTTGTTGCGGTAGGAAGTTGTGCTACGTATGGCGGTATCCCTGCAGCGTCTCCGAATCCTACGGGTGCGGTTGGGGTTATGGATGTTGTCAAAAGCAAACCTATTATCAATATCCCTGCTTGTCCGGCAAATCCTGCCAATATGGTCGGGGTGATTTTGCATTACGTCTTGACGGGTCAAGTACCGGAACTTGATTCACTTCTCCGTCCTAAATTTGCATTCGGCTATCGTATCCACGATAACTGTGAACGCCGCGCACACTTCGATGCCGGTGAGTATGTTGAAGAGTGGGGCGATATTGGTGCCAAAAACAATTTCTGTCTCTACAAAATGGGTTGTAAAGGACCGATGACGTTTAACAACTGTTCGATTGTCCGTTACAATGATGGGGTAAACTGGCCTATCGGAGTCGGACGCGGTTGTATCGGATGTTCGGAACCCGATTTCTGGGATAAATACGCGTATGAGCGTCCGATGTCGGATGCAAAAATTAAAGCACCTACGGGTGGAGTTGAAAAAACCGTTGACGAATTTGGTTTGGGCATGTTGACCGCAGTCGGTATCGGTATCGCGATCCATGCAGCAGCCAGCGCAGTAGCCGGTAAACGAGAAAATTCAGGAGAGAGCCATGAGTAA
- a CDS encoding TetR/AcrR family transcriptional regulator: MARPTKEERKISIMTKALELFSKEGFYQTTMPTIAEKIGMSVGNLYNYFTSKEMLAKDLILYIANILGEEIRKINESPMSTQEKIEAIVHMYFRIAQDRPETIEYFLRVYLSNREVFQNCCEGMICVSAFVTEMMIFFEEGVRCGDLRDQDFFSAFGLFMGYLGGMVFINGEKILPKPLESYEHSISENIYYALKSR; encoded by the coding sequence TTGGCACGACCGACTAAAGAAGAACGTAAAATCTCGATTATGACAAAAGCCCTGGAGCTTTTTTCAAAGGAGGGATTTTATCAGACAACCATGCCCACGATCGCCGAAAAAATCGGTATGAGTGTCGGAAATCTGTATAACTACTTTACGTCCAAAGAGATGCTCGCCAAAGACCTCATTCTCTATATTGCCAATATATTGGGTGAGGAAATTCGAAAAATCAATGAAAGTCCGATGAGTACCCAAGAGAAAATCGAGGCGATTGTCCATATGTATTTTCGTATCGCCCAAGATCGTCCTGAAACCATCGAGTATTTCTTGCGGGTTTATCTCTCGAACCGCGAAGTCTTTCAAAATTGCTGCGAGGGGATGATCTGTGTTTCCGCCTTTGTGACCGAAATGATGATCTTTTTTGAAGAGGGTGTCCGATGCGGTGATTTGAGAGATCAGGATTTTTTCAGTGCATTCGGTCTTTTCATGGGGTATCTGGGAGGAATGGTGTTTATCAACGGTGAAAAGATTCTTCCTAAACCGTTAGAGAGCTACGAACACTCGATCAGCGAGAATATCTACTATGCTCTCAAATCCCGCTAG
- a CDS encoding nickel-dependent hydrogenase large subunit, translating into MSTKKIVIDPITRIEGHLRIEVEIDENNVVTEAWASGQLFRGIETILKGRDPRDAGLIAQRICGVCTNVHYRASISAVEAAYGIEIPQNAEIIRNLVTLSLFVQDHIVHYYHLHSLDFVDITAALRADCTQASEDAESWCEHPYRNSDGHLEAIKEKLEGFVKAGRLGLFANGYWGHDAYRLSPEENLVHMNHYLEALRIQRDLSKAVAIFAGKTPHPQNLVVGGVTSVADMLNPQRLNDFLFIIKEVRDFIERAYIPDMLMLVNAYRDSIAAGEGRASGNFMCCGGYRFGKQQQLFESGVIKGHNFDSVEPFDAGKITEEASRSWYENDAPLSPYEGETTPFYTDLNEDGSLKTEGKYTWVKAPRYDGEVMEVGPLARMIMGYVKNSPVIRPYMERFMKKSGMSLIDFSTTVGRNAARAVEAQICCDYLFDTMSDLIENIKYYDETTWTKYLFEELPKEAKGSGIFEVPRGVLGHFVRIEEAKIANYQAVVPTTWNASPKGAKEGRGAYEESLIGLRLADPSAPLEVLRAVHSFDPCLACAVHVIDATGKELSRYKLNDSNISKSEL; encoded by the coding sequence ATGAGCACTAAAAAAATTGTTATTGACCCGATTACCCGTATCGAGGGGCATCTACGGATCGAGGTGGAGATCGATGAGAATAACGTTGTTACGGAAGCGTGGGCTTCGGGTCAGCTTTTTCGGGGGATCGAGACGATTTTAAAAGGGCGTGATCCGCGCGATGCGGGATTGATCGCTCAGCGTATCTGCGGGGTATGTACGAACGTCCATTACCGTGCTTCGATCAGTGCGGTGGAAGCGGCATACGGCATTGAAATACCGCAAAATGCCGAGATCATCCGTAATCTGGTGACACTTTCTTTGTTTGTTCAAGATCATATTGTCCATTATTATCATCTCCATTCGCTCGATTTTGTCGATATCACAGCGGCGCTTAGGGCAGACTGTACGCAAGCTTCCGAGGATGCTGAGAGCTGGTGTGAACACCCTTATCGCAACTCTGACGGTCATCTCGAAGCGATCAAAGAGAAGCTGGAGGGGTTTGTTAAAGCGGGGCGGCTTGGGCTGTTTGCCAACGGTTACTGGGGACATGACGCCTATCGTCTCTCTCCGGAAGAGAATTTGGTTCATATGAACCACTATCTCGAAGCACTTCGGATTCAACGAGATCTCTCCAAAGCGGTAGCAATTTTCGCAGGAAAAACCCCCCACCCCCAAAATCTTGTCGTCGGCGGGGTTACGAGTGTTGCCGATATGCTTAACCCTCAGCGGTTGAATGACTTTTTGTTCATTATCAAAGAGGTTCGAGATTTCATCGAACGTGCCTACATACCGGATATGCTGATGCTCGTCAATGCGTATCGTGACTCGATTGCTGCGGGAGAAGGACGTGCCAGCGGTAACTTTATGTGCTGCGGCGGATACCGATTTGGAAAGCAGCAACAACTTTTTGAGAGCGGCGTGATCAAAGGGCATAACTTTGACTCCGTTGAGCCGTTTGACGCTGGAAAAATCACCGAAGAGGCATCACGCTCATGGTATGAAAACGATGCACCGCTTTCACCGTATGAGGGGGAGACAACCCCGTTTTACACCGATTTGAATGAGGACGGTTCGCTCAAAACCGAGGGAAAATACACGTGGGTCAAAGCGCCGAGGTATGATGGGGAGGTGATGGAAGTGGGGCCGTTGGCGCGAATGATAATGGGCTACGTTAAAAATTCTCCCGTTATCCGCCCGTACATGGAGCGCTTCATGAAAAAATCGGGGATGAGTCTGATCGATTTTTCGACGACGGTGGGACGCAATGCGGCGCGCGCTGTGGAAGCACAAATTTGCTGCGACTATCTTTTCGATACGATGAGCGATTTGATCGAAAATATCAAATACTACGATGAAACGACGTGGACGAAGTATCTCTTTGAAGAATTGCCCAAAGAGGCAAAGGGCTCAGGTATTTTCGAAGTGCCTCGCGGCGTACTCGGGCATTTTGTCCGTATCGAAGAGGCTAAAATCGCCAACTATCAGGCGGTCGTTCCGACAACATGGAATGCCTCTCCTAAGGGGGCCAAAGAGGGGCGCGGAGCCTATGAAGAGTCATTAATCGGACTTCGTCTCGCCGATCCCTCCGCACCGTTGGAGGTTTTGCGTGCGGTACACTCGTTCGATCCGTGTCTGGCGTGTGCCGTACATGTCATCGATGCAACAGGAAAAGAACTCTCTCGGTACAAACTGAACGATTCAAATATATCTAAATCTGAATTATAA
- a CDS encoding pentapeptide repeat-containing protein, with protein MTPITDTMDVFAEKFENIDLHGKKITKAEFDDCTFVSCDFSETFFSSCKFTECRFENCNLSLMKLTSTKMSDIEFVSCKMIGIDWTMADWKSLLNADPLHFRECILNDSNFFGLTLEGMLMRECRAKEVDFRNATLQKADFSGTDFKGALFGNTHLEGANFTDTSNTMIDIRSNHLKGALFSRYEALFLLETMGIVLVD; from the coding sequence ATGACCCCCATCACCGACACCATGGACGTATTCGCCGAGAAGTTCGAGAACATTGATCTCCACGGCAAAAAGATCACCAAAGCCGAATTCGATGACTGTACTTTCGTCTCCTGCGATTTCAGTGAAACCTTTTTCTCTTCCTGCAAATTTACCGAATGCCGTTTCGAAAACTGCAATCTGAGTCTGATGAAACTGACCAGTACCAAAATGAGCGATATCGAGTTTGTTTCGTGCAAGATGATCGGGATCGATTGGACGATGGCGGATTGGAAGAGTTTGCTGAATGCCGATCCGCTCCATTTTCGGGAATGTATCCTGAATGATAGTAATTTCTTCGGATTGACGTTAGAAGGTATGCTTATGCGGGAATGTCGAGCCAAAGAGGTTGATTTTCGCAACGCGACCCTCCAAAAAGCCGATTTTAGCGGAACGGATTTCAAGGGGGCACTGTTTGGCAATACTCACCTCGAAGGTGCCAACTTTACCGACACGAGTAACACGATGATCGATATACGCTCGAACCATCTCAAGGGAGCGCTCTTCAGCCGCTATGAGGCGCTGTTTTTACTTGAGACGATGGGGATCGTATTAGTAGATTGA
- a CDS encoding hydrogenase small subunit: protein MRIVIVGGGIAAVYIANSLMEQSNEWEVVIVSDEEHPPYDRIHLCKLVDDCNCNDSIELELHSKVRLELNQKIVSLDPQNKRVFSEHAAFHYDKLIIATGSVPKTLFNITGIENAATFRSQKDCEVIAQGMVGKNVIIVGAGPIALELLDTLMRSDTPKSITLLVRKNYLYSEVISREGLELIRGIFEADPRVRIRFKDQIVDKEVRGNTITKVLTTQGEIDNPFIIFGVGIDPNIAFAREALECDRGVLVDERMRTSVEDIYCVGEAAQLRAGGFIAGRVKECTLQADVAIEHLLGDANTSFKEEVSIDGLKVGSFLFADVTATDFDPNDHENETILITHGDRIDQYIVNNDRLKRFIGINTNIDLLALKRLMEKDEPIDAAYLYSNRLMSEYGRLVCSCEGVHEQELVDIIKENAVTSFAELKEHTKAGRTCGRCKQDVCAIINATPVDPAEAGRLREEREALKTAHELEIVQARIDKYNRIHPKNHLSAENLQEALETFEMGKEFNRWVSMITASMHLHPKFEEGVKGAVMQLNKIPIIWLELADCSGNSEGFIKSAHPSVDDLILKYISLDYHELLMAGSGDQSEAVLDRIIREDAGKYLLIVEGAVPMGLEGKFLRIGPKGETGVDLLRRVAQKAVAVMAVGSCALDGGVVAAAPNPTGAVGVSEALGREDIINLPGCPVNPINIVGTLLHYIMFEEFPKLDSKNRPEWAYGFRVHDNCERRGHYDADEFVREWGDEGAKKGWCLFEMGCKGPYADLNCSLVKFNEGTSWPVQAGHGCFACGQGKIAFDSYANNRKLPEGEHEH from the coding sequence ATGCGCATCGTTATTGTCGGAGGCGGGATTGCCGCTGTTTATATCGCCAATTCTCTTATGGAACAATCGAATGAATGGGAGGTGGTCATTGTTTCGGATGAGGAACACCCTCCGTATGATCGTATCCATTTGTGTAAACTGGTCGATGATTGCAACTGTAACGATTCCATCGAATTGGAACTGCACTCGAAAGTACGGTTGGAACTGAACCAAAAGATCGTATCTCTCGATCCGCAGAATAAGCGTGTTTTCAGTGAGCATGCCGCATTTCATTATGACAAGCTGATTATTGCGACGGGATCGGTTCCCAAAACTCTCTTTAATATCACCGGTATTGAGAATGCGGCGACGTTCCGAAGTCAGAAGGATTGCGAAGTGATCGCGCAGGGGATGGTCGGTAAAAATGTGATTATCGTCGGAGCGGGACCGATTGCTCTCGAACTGCTCGATACCCTGATGCGCAGCGATACCCCGAAGAGCATTACGCTGCTGGTGCGTAAAAACTATCTCTACTCCGAGGTGATCAGCCGTGAGGGATTAGAACTGATACGGGGGATTTTCGAAGCCGATCCGCGTGTACGCATCCGATTTAAAGATCAAATCGTGGATAAAGAGGTGAGAGGTAATACGATTACCAAAGTATTGACGACACAAGGAGAAATTGATAATCCGTTTATTATTTTCGGTGTCGGGATCGATCCCAATATTGCCTTTGCACGTGAGGCGCTTGAGTGTGATCGGGGAGTTTTGGTAGATGAGAGGATGCGTACATCGGTAGAGGATATCTATTGTGTGGGAGAAGCGGCGCAGCTCCGTGCGGGGGGATTTATCGCCGGACGGGTCAAAGAATGCACCCTTCAAGCAGATGTAGCGATTGAGCATCTGCTTGGGGATGCAAACACATCGTTTAAAGAAGAGGTTTCGATCGATGGGCTCAAAGTGGGATCGTTCTTGTTCGCCGACGTTACCGCAACCGATTTTGATCCGAATGATCATGAGAACGAAACGATTTTGATCACACACGGAGATCGGATCGATCAGTATATCGTCAATAATGACAGGCTAAAACGGTTTATCGGGATCAATACCAATATCGATCTGTTAGCTTTGAAACGGCTGATGGAGAAGGATGAACCGATCGATGCGGCGTATCTCTACTCGAATCGTCTGATGTCCGAATATGGGAGACTTGTATGCAGCTGTGAGGGGGTGCATGAGCAGGAATTGGTCGATATCATCAAAGAGAATGCGGTGACATCGTTTGCGGAACTCAAAGAGCACACCAAAGCGGGACGTACCTGCGGGCGGTGCAAACAGGATGTCTGTGCGATCATCAATGCAACTCCGGTTGATCCCGCTGAAGCAGGTCGGTTACGTGAAGAGCGCGAAGCACTTAAAACAGCGCATGAACTCGAGATTGTCCAAGCGCGGATCGATAAATACAACCGTATCCACCCTAAAAATCATTTAAGTGCCGAAAATTTGCAGGAAGCGCTTGAAACATTTGAGATGGGTAAAGAGTTCAATCGCTGGGTTTCGATGATTACCGCCTCGATGCATCTGCATCCGAAGTTTGAGGAAGGGGTTAAAGGGGCGGTGATGCAATTGAATAAAATACCGATTATTTGGCTGGAACTTGCCGATTGTTCGGGAAATTCGGAAGGATTTATCAAATCAGCGCATCCGAGTGTCGATGATTTGATCCTCAAATACATCTCGCTCGATTATCATGAACTGCTGATGGCAGGATCGGGAGATCAATCCGAAGCGGTGTTGGATCGAATTATTCGGGAGGATGCGGGAAAATACCTCCTGATCGTGGAGGGTGCCGTGCCGATGGGGCTGGAGGGGAAATTCTTGCGGATCGGCCCTAAGGGGGAGACAGGGGTAGATTTGCTTCGCCGTGTCGCCCAAAAAGCGGTGGCGGTGATGGCAGTAGGCTCATGCGCTCTTGATGGGGGGGTGGTTGCGGCTGCTCCCAATCCTACCGGAGCGGTAGGTGTCTCTGAAGCACTGGGTCGCGAGGATATTATCAACCTTCCGGGATGTCCTGTCAATCCCATTAATATCGTAGGGACATTGCTTCATTATATTATGTTCGAAGAGTTTCCGAAGCTTGATAGTAAAAACCGTCCCGAATGGGCATACGGTTTCCGTGTCCATGATAACTGTGAACGCCGAGGGCACTACGATGCCGATGAGTTTGTCCGTGAATGGGGGGATGAGGGGGCGAAGAAGGGGTGGTGCCTTTTTGAAATGGGATGCAAAGGCCCCTACGCCGATCTCAACTGCTCGCTGGTGAAGTTCAATGAGGGGACCAGCTGGCCGGTACAGGCGGGACATGGATGTTTCGCGTGCGGTCAGGGTAAAATCGCGTTTGACAGCTACGCCAATAATCGTAAGTTACCGGAGGGTGAACATGAGCACTAA
- a CDS encoding addiction module antidote protein, which translates to METQLTPFDMTQYLDSEEAIAEYLTQVLEEGDTDELIRAIGHIAKARGMSQIAQESGLGRESLYKTFAPGSKPRFDTIAKVVKSLGLHFHITPLKAS; encoded by the coding sequence ATGGAAACACAATTGACTCCATTTGATATGACGCAGTATTTAGACAGCGAAGAAGCGATTGCTGAGTACCTCACGCAAGTCCTCGAAGAGGGTGATACCGATGAGCTAATCCGTGCCATCGGACATATCGCGAAAGCTCGCGGTATGAGCCAAATCGCACAAGAAAGCGGATTGGGACGCGAGAGCCTCTATAAAACATTCGCCCCCGGTTCTAAACCCCGTTTTGACACCATCGCCAAAGTGGTAAAATCGTTGGGATTGCACTTTCATATTACGCCGCTTAAAGCTTCGTGA
- a CDS encoding GGDEF domain-containing protein produces MDKIIGFLALQQFIYGIGWLVGIRLIPEIRRVGIWLSGFAILSGLYFSISPTHGETVTSWHIYSAQFVILLVMVMVRRANEALFFEPYRWKEDASLIVLFLMIVLWTFSVPMQTSVVVMTASFIVLWMGIRTVVLSYRSISNEFGLTITLLVNMPIIFFLLVKGVQAFAIIDHQMIILDPNTGRLESKWYLALLLALTGLMHVNYVVMLLKRLIQDLNKMTKTDVLTNVMNRRAAEEALCRELSETTRNGDAFTIFMIDIDFFKSVNDRYGHAKGDEVLRGVCKCMRETVRKNDYVARFGGEEFLIILPHTLIEPAVELADRIRQKVADLRFEPNNIRVTISIGITQSDTNDTVMEHIVSRADKALYRSKECGRNQINVNTKILNACSL; encoded by the coding sequence ATGGATAAGATTATTGGTTTTCTTGCTTTGCAACAGTTTATTTATGGGATAGGGTGGCTTGTAGGGATAAGACTGATTCCTGAAATACGTAGAGTAGGAATTTGGCTGAGCGGGTTCGCTATTTTGAGCGGTTTATATTTCAGTATTTCTCCTACTCATGGGGAGACAGTTACCTCTTGGCATATTTATAGTGCGCAGTTTGTTATTTTGCTGGTTATGGTTATGGTACGACGAGCCAACGAAGCCCTTTTTTTCGAACCGTATCGTTGGAAAGAAGATGCGAGTCTGATTGTACTCTTTTTAATGATTGTTCTGTGGACGTTTAGTGTTCCGATGCAAACATCCGTTGTTGTGATGACAGCCTCTTTTATCGTTCTTTGGATGGGGATTCGAACGGTTGTTCTATCGTATCGTTCAATTTCCAATGAATTCGGCTTAACGATTACGCTGTTGGTGAATATGCCGATCATATTCTTTTTGCTGGTAAAAGGGGTTCAGGCTTTTGCGATCATCGATCACCAAATGATTATACTTGATCCTAATACAGGGCGTTTGGAAAGTAAATGGTATCTTGCATTATTGCTTGCCCTCACAGGATTAATGCATGTCAATTATGTGGTTATGCTGTTAAAACGGCTTATTCAAGATCTGAACAAGATGACGAAAACAGATGTATTGACAAATGTGATGAACCGTCGTGCGGCGGAGGAGGCTCTTTGTCGTGAGTTAAGCGAGACGACTCGCAATGGGGACGCTTTTACAATATTCATGATAGATATCGATTTCTTCAAAAGTGTCAATGACCGATACGGACATGCGAAAGGCGATGAAGTATTACGCGGTGTTTGTAAATGTATGCGAGAAACGGTTCGGAAGAATGATTACGTAGCACGGTTCGGAGGGGAAGAGTTTTTGATTATTCTTCCTCATACTTTAATAGAGCCGGCGGTTGAATTAGCCGATAGAATCCGTCAAAAAGTAGCTGATTTACGCTTTGAACCCAATAACATCAGAGTAACGATCAGTATAGGAATCACACAATCTGATACGAATGACACGGTGATGGAACATATTGTTTCCCGAGCCGATAAAGCATTATATAGGTCAAAAGAGTGTGGTCGAAATCAGATTAATGTGAATACAAAAATTCTGAATGCATGTTCGCTATAA